The following coding sequences lie in one Nonomuraea muscovyensis genomic window:
- a CDS encoding CaiB/BaiF CoA transferase family protein, which yields MSGALSGLLVADFSRVLAGPYATMLLADLGADVVKVERPGTGDDTRSWGPPHAGGDSTYFLAVNRNKRSIALDLRDPADLEVARALAGRADVLVENFRPGTMDRLGLGYDALRAANPGLVYCSVTGFGTGEGAGLPGYDLIVQAVGGLMSVTGEPDGPGTKAGVALVDVITGLHAALGVLAALRHRDATGEGQRVTVSLLSSLLSALTNLSSGYAAAGVVPAAMGNRHPSIVPYEVFRAADRPLVIAAGNDRQFGALCEVLGLDGLAADPCFATNAARVAHRDALVAQLDRALAARPAAEWFAALTAAGVPCGPINSVADAFSLAAGLGLRPIVGEGAAAQVANPIGLDVTPPEYRLPPPALGQDEQWVREILGG from the coding sequence GTGAGCGGCGCGCTGTCCGGTCTGCTGGTGGCCGACTTCAGCCGGGTGCTGGCCGGGCCGTACGCGACCATGCTGCTCGCCGATCTCGGCGCCGACGTGGTCAAGGTCGAACGGCCGGGCACCGGCGACGACACCCGCTCGTGGGGGCCGCCCCACGCCGGCGGCGACTCCACGTACTTCCTGGCCGTCAACCGCAACAAACGGTCGATAGCCCTCGACCTGCGCGACCCCGCCGACCTGGAGGTCGCCCGCGCGCTGGCCGGCCGGGCCGACGTGCTCGTGGAGAACTTCCGGCCCGGCACCATGGACCGGCTCGGCCTCGGTTACGACGCGCTGCGCGCCGCCAACCCGGGGCTGGTCTACTGCTCGGTGACCGGGTTCGGGACGGGCGAGGGCGCCGGGCTGCCCGGGTACGACCTGATCGTCCAGGCGGTCGGCGGGCTGATGAGCGTGACCGGCGAGCCGGACGGGCCGGGCACCAAGGCGGGCGTGGCCCTCGTGGACGTGATCACCGGGCTGCACGCGGCGCTCGGCGTGCTGGCGGCGCTGCGCCACCGGGACGCGACGGGCGAGGGGCAGCGGGTCACGGTCTCGCTGCTGTCGTCGCTGCTGTCGGCCCTGACGAACCTGTCCTCCGGGTACGCCGCCGCCGGGGTCGTGCCCGCCGCCATGGGCAACCGGCATCCCAGCATCGTGCCGTACGAGGTGTTCCGGGCCGCCGACCGGCCCCTCGTCATCGCGGCGGGCAACGACCGGCAGTTCGGCGCGCTGTGCGAGGTGCTCGGGCTGGACGGCCTGGCGGCGGACCCCTGCTTCGCCACCAACGCCGCGCGGGTCGCCCACCGCGACGCGCTCGTCGCGCAGCTCGACCGCGCCCTCGCGGCCCGCCCGGCGGCGGAGTGGTTCGCCGCGCTCACCGCGGCCGGGGTGCCGTGCGGGCCGATCAACTCCGTGGCCGACGCCTTCTCCCTGGCGGCCGGACTGGGGCTGCGGCCGATCGTGGGGGAGGGGGCCGCGGCCCAGGTGGCCAACCCCATCGGGCTCGACGTGACGCCGCCCGAGTACCGCCTGCCGCCGCCGGCGCTCGGACAGGACGAGCAGTGGGTTCGTGAGATATTGGGCGGATGA
- a CDS encoding GntR family transcriptional regulator, producing the protein MTTPEGQLAADEGRRRPPTAQQFVLGELRRAITTGRLRPGDPIRQEALAEELAVSRVPLREALKTLQGEGLVTYQAHRGYFVERLSLDDLREVYLIRELLEAEAVRRAVARLTDETLQAAERAQAEVERAAAAGDVLAMAEANRRFHMTVFEAAGLPRLVRMIRTLWDSTDAYRSVYYGEEGNRHRVIEEHRAVLGLLRRRDADAVVRTLAAHRTHAVTAIEAVLPPS; encoded by the coding sequence ATGACCACGCCAGAGGGGCAGCTCGCCGCCGACGAGGGACGCCGCAGGCCGCCGACGGCCCAGCAGTTCGTCCTCGGCGAGCTGCGGCGGGCCATCACCACCGGCCGGCTGCGCCCCGGCGACCCGATCAGGCAGGAGGCCCTCGCCGAGGAGCTGGCCGTGAGCCGGGTCCCGCTGCGCGAGGCGCTCAAGACGCTCCAGGGCGAGGGCCTGGTCACCTACCAGGCGCACCGCGGCTACTTCGTCGAGCGGCTGTCGCTCGACGACCTGCGCGAGGTCTACCTCATCCGCGAGCTCCTGGAGGCCGAGGCCGTCCGCCGTGCCGTCGCCCGCCTCACCGACGAGACGCTCCAGGCCGCGGAGCGGGCGCAGGCCGAGGTGGAGCGGGCGGCCGCGGCCGGCGACGTGCTGGCGATGGCCGAGGCCAACCGCCGCTTCCACATGACCGTCTTCGAGGCGGCCGGGCTGCCGCGCCTGGTGCGGATGATCAGGACGCTGTGGGACTCGACCGACGCCTACCGATCGGTCTACTACGGCGAGGAGGGCAACCGCCACCGGGTCATCGAGGAGCACCGGGCCGTGCTCGGCCTGCTGCGCCGGCGCGACGCCGACGCCGTGGTGCGCACCCTGGCCGCGCATCGCACCCACGCCGTGACGGCCATCGAAGCGGTCCTGCCGCCCTCCTGA
- a CDS encoding serine/threonine-protein kinase, which yields MVIGDRYVLDDLPLGQGGMGAVYAGHDRHLDRRVAVKLLRLPSGPDQELERRFIREARILARLEHPGAPVLYDFGTHEQRLYQVMQFIEGVTVADVVSEHGPLPVPWAAGIAAQACAVLSAAHALSICHRDLKPTNLMLCPDGSVKVLDFGLAMLRDTDVTTFTRVGQILGTPAYMAPEQIQHGVAEPRSDLYSLGCVLHEMLTGRQLFTGPTDYVVFEKQVKERPPAVPGLPGPLGALLGQLLEKRPDDRPSGAEELFARLEPFAVGLPMLPGFLTQAPSPGRMYARMVGRVLT from the coding sequence ATGGTCATCGGCGACCGCTATGTGCTCGACGACCTTCCCCTCGGCCAGGGCGGCATGGGAGCCGTGTACGCGGGCCACGACCGGCACCTCGACCGCCGCGTGGCGGTCAAGCTGCTGCGCCTGCCGAGCGGCCCCGACCAGGAGCTGGAGCGGCGCTTCATCCGCGAGGCGCGCATCCTGGCCCGGCTGGAGCATCCGGGAGCGCCGGTCCTGTACGACTTCGGCACCCACGAGCAGCGGCTCTACCAGGTGATGCAGTTCATCGAGGGCGTCACCGTGGCCGACGTGGTGAGCGAGCACGGGCCGCTGCCGGTGCCGTGGGCCGCCGGGATCGCCGCGCAGGCGTGCGCCGTCCTGTCGGCCGCGCACGCGCTGTCGATCTGCCACCGCGACCTCAAGCCGACCAACCTCATGCTCTGCCCCGACGGCAGCGTGAAGGTGCTCGACTTCGGCCTGGCGATGCTGCGCGACACCGACGTCACGACGTTCACCAGGGTCGGCCAGATCCTCGGCACACCCGCGTACATGGCGCCGGAGCAGATCCAGCACGGTGTCGCCGAGCCGCGCAGCGACCTCTACTCGCTGGGGTGCGTGTTGCACGAGATGCTGACCGGCCGGCAGTTGTTCACCGGGCCGACGGACTACGTGGTCTTCGAGAAGCAGGTCAAGGAGCGGCCGCCGGCCGTTCCGGGGCTGCCGGGCCCGCTGGGGGCGTTGCTGGGGCAGTTGCTGGAGAAACGGCCGGACGACCGGCCGTCGGGGGCGGAGGAGCTGTTCGCGAGGCTGGAGCCGTTCGCGGTGGGGCTGCCGATGCTGCCCGGTTTCCTCACCCAGGCGCCGAGCCCGGGACGCATGTACGCCCGCATGGTGGGCCGCGTGCTGACCTGA
- a CDS encoding HsdM family class I SAM-dependent methyltransferase yields MSHDPTVNAGDIARLAGVGRAAVSNWRRRHDDFPRPVGGTTNQPLFSLRQVEAWLRRYGKSYQVSLGDRVWQRLRAAGDLRLGELVAEAGVLLTTGSSALDPEPAGLVSELAERHDPLTAYEFLCERYLEAHSRQLSITREETAELMVRLVGAGGGEDGGGDGGTAGGGTVLDPACGVGTLLLAAKAGRVLGQELSDTSARVTAARLRLRGVAAEIVAGDSMRHDGFAGVRADAVVCDPPFNERAWGYEELTGDPRWEYGLPPRGEPELAWVQHCLAHVRPGGRVAVLMPPAAASRKAGRRIRANLLRAGALRAVVALPGSDLWLLRRPAAGERPPSDVLILDATDDLAVVEPAWRAYLDDRSDQTVRIIDLLADEVDMTPARHQRRDDLGRAFTEARDRFLSATAAPPDLKVLEQPLDQPFTTIGDLIKEGLVTVLQAPARMATGAGDVAVLTADDLAQGMAPTGRTSGRQGLVQVQPGDVVASYSSVRVLAEGGCVLGPHLTLYRVDRRRLDPDFLAGFLRAAGGRVTTGSSRFDVRRTRLPRLSLAEQGAYGEAFRQLAVLEDALRETSALGQTLIRLGLDGLADGHLHPQS; encoded by the coding sequence ATGAGCCACGACCCCACCGTGAACGCCGGGGACATCGCCCGGCTCGCCGGGGTCGGGCGTGCCGCGGTGAGCAACTGGCGTCGCCGCCACGACGACTTCCCCCGTCCCGTCGGAGGAACCACGAATCAACCCTTGTTCTCGCTCCGGCAGGTCGAGGCGTGGTTGCGCCGCTACGGGAAGTCCTACCAGGTCTCCCTGGGAGATCGGGTGTGGCAACGCCTCAGGGCCGCGGGAGATCTACGCCTGGGCGAGCTGGTGGCGGAGGCCGGGGTGCTGCTGACGACCGGAAGCAGTGCGCTCGACCCCGAGCCGGCTGGGCTGGTGAGCGAGTTGGCCGAGCGGCACGACCCGCTCACGGCGTACGAGTTCCTCTGCGAGCGCTACCTGGAGGCGCACTCCCGGCAGCTCTCGATCACCCGCGAGGAGACCGCCGAGCTGATGGTCAGGCTGGTCGGCGCCGGCGGGGGCGAGGACGGCGGCGGTGATGGCGGCACGGCCGGCGGGGGCACGGTCCTGGACCCGGCCTGCGGCGTCGGCACGCTGCTGCTCGCCGCGAAGGCCGGACGGGTGCTGGGCCAGGAGCTCAGCGACACCTCGGCGCGCGTCACGGCGGCCCGGCTGCGGCTGCGCGGCGTGGCCGCCGAGATCGTCGCGGGCGACTCGATGCGCCACGACGGGTTCGCCGGGGTGCGCGCCGACGCGGTCGTGTGCGACCCGCCGTTCAACGAGCGCGCCTGGGGTTACGAGGAGCTGACGGGCGACCCGCGCTGGGAGTACGGCCTGCCGCCGCGCGGCGAGCCGGAGCTGGCCTGGGTGCAACACTGTCTGGCCCACGTCCGGCCGGGCGGCCGGGTGGCCGTCCTCATGCCGCCCGCCGCGGCCAGCCGCAAGGCGGGCCGGCGCATCCGGGCCAACCTGCTGCGCGCCGGCGCCCTGCGCGCCGTGGTCGCGCTGCCCGGTTCCGACCTGTGGCTGCTGCGCCGCCCCGCGGCCGGCGAGCGGCCGCCGTCCGACGTGCTCATCCTCGACGCCACCGACGACCTGGCGGTCGTCGAGCCGGCCTGGCGGGCCTACCTCGACGACCGCTCCGACCAGACCGTGCGGATCATCGACCTGCTGGCCGACGAGGTCGACATGACGCCGGCCCGCCACCAGCGCCGCGACGACCTGGGCCGGGCCTTCACCGAGGCCCGCGACCGCTTCCTGTCCGCCACGGCAGCGCCGCCCGACCTCAAGGTGCTGGAGCAGCCGCTCGACCAGCCGTTCACCACGATCGGCGATCTCATCAAGGAGGGCCTGGTGACGGTGCTGCAGGCGCCGGCCAGGATGGCGACGGGCGCCGGTGACGTGGCGGTGCTCACGGCCGACGACCTCGCCCAGGGCATGGCGCCGACCGGGCGGACGAGCGGGCGGCAGGGTCTGGTGCAGGTGCAGCCGGGCGACGTGGTGGCGTCCTACTCCAGCGTGCGCGTGCTGGCCGAGGGCGGCTGCGTGCTGGGGCCGCACCTGACGCTCTACCGGGTCGACCGGCGCCGGCTCGACCCCGACTTCCTGGCGGGGTTCCTGCGCGCGGCCGGCGGGCGGGTGACCACCGGGTCCAGCCGGTTCGACGTGCGGCGCACCCGCCTGCCCCGCCTGTCGCTGGCGGAGCAGGGCGCGTACGGCGAGGCGTTCCGGCAGCTCGCGGTGCTGGAGGACGCCCTGCGCGAGACGTCGGCGCTCGGCCAGACGCTCATCCGGCTGGGGCTCGACGGGCTGGCCGACGGCCACCTGCACCCGCAGTCCTGA
- a CDS encoding PP2C family protein-serine/threonine phosphatase, with protein MKHNIRYAAGSDVGRRREQNEDSGYASGRLLVVADGMGGHAAGELASSAAIAVMRELDATLPETGADLEAALEGAVHEAARRLVELAEIDPARRGMGTTVTALLWDGYRFALAHLGDSRGYLLRDGALYQMTKDHTLVQSMVDEGRITEDQAAVHPRRSMVLRVLGSEGRAEPDMALREAEPDDRYLLCSDGLTTVLGPETLHEVLTTIADPALAVQRLIDLANEGGSPDNVTVIVADVVPPGTGDEQVYRVGAGT; from the coding sequence ATGAAGCACAACATCCGCTATGCCGCCGGATCAGATGTGGGCCGCCGCCGGGAGCAGAACGAGGACTCCGGCTACGCGAGCGGTCGGTTGCTCGTGGTGGCTGACGGGATGGGTGGACACGCGGCCGGCGAGCTGGCGAGCTCGGCGGCGATCGCCGTCATGCGCGAGCTGGATGCCACGCTTCCCGAGACGGGCGCCGACCTGGAGGCGGCGCTGGAGGGCGCCGTGCACGAGGCGGCGCGCAGGCTGGTCGAGCTGGCCGAGATCGACCCCGCGCGCAGGGGAATGGGGACCACGGTGACCGCCCTGCTGTGGGACGGCTACCGGTTCGCCCTGGCTCATCTCGGTGACTCCCGCGGATACCTGCTTCGCGATGGTGCTCTCTACCAGATGACCAAGGATCACACACTTGTGCAGTCGATGGTGGACGAAGGGCGGATAACGGAGGATCAGGCCGCTGTGCACCCCCGTCGTTCCATGGTGTTGCGGGTGCTGGGCAGCGAGGGCAGGGCCGAGCCCGACATGGCGCTGCGCGAGGCCGAGCCCGACGACCGCTACCTCCTGTGCTCCGACGGGCTCACCACCGTCCTCGGCCCCGAGACGCTGCACGAGGTGCTGACCACGATCGCCGACCCGGCCCTGGCCGTGCAGCGGCTCATCGACCTGGCCAACGAGGGCGGCTCGCCCGACAACGTGACCGTGATCGTGGCCGACGTCGTGCCGCCGGGCACCGGAGACGAGCAGGTCTACCGGGTCGGCGCCGGCACGTAG
- a CDS encoding CHAP domain-containing protein, translating into MALDPIAEALLKQVRQELGYREKGGQHTKFGHWYAERVQDPQYRDAPWCDMFIAWAADRAGVADYVGQFAWTPSHAVWFIKQDAWSAEPEPGALVFFDWKGGKSYQGVDHVGIVERVSGDKIHTIEANVDRVWLKRKVRETDKVVGYGLPRVVQANARLTEIRSTEQPLAPVPGAREAQGSPFDVLGTPQALLAAMVLTTIVLSLRFAGRRRGTHRRFPGPWNAPHPHTPRPPTARRPAQGHPAEGRPTQGRPTQGRSTGSRPIAAQPTGASSATPCAPGPGAAAGAAEGASGPPPAPHPVAVPRARVPAGAGHAGTPTRRRPYEPTPRRDSGTRSG; encoded by the coding sequence GTGGCCCTGGACCCGATCGCGGAAGCCCTGCTGAAGCAAGTCCGCCAGGAACTCGGCTATCGGGAGAAGGGCGGCCAGCACACCAAGTTCGGCCACTGGTACGCCGAGCGCGTCCAGGACCCCCAGTACCGCGACGCGCCGTGGTGCGACATGTTCATCGCCTGGGCGGCCGACAGGGCCGGGGTCGCCGACTACGTGGGGCAGTTCGCGTGGACGCCGTCCCACGCCGTGTGGTTCATCAAGCAGGACGCCTGGAGCGCCGAGCCCGAGCCGGGGGCGCTGGTCTTCTTCGACTGGAAGGGCGGCAAGAGCTACCAGGGCGTGGATCACGTCGGCATCGTCGAGCGGGTCTCCGGTGACAAGATCCACACCATCGAGGCGAACGTCGACCGGGTCTGGCTCAAGCGCAAGGTCCGCGAGACGGACAAGGTCGTCGGCTACGGGCTGCCGCGCGTCGTCCAGGCCAACGCCCGGCTCACCGAGATCCGCAGCACCGAGCAGCCGCTCGCGCCCGTGCCCGGGGCCCGGGAGGCGCAGGGCTCGCCGTTCGACGTCTTAGGCACGCCGCAGGCGCTGCTGGCCGCGATGGTGCTGACGACGATCGTCCTGTCCCTCCGCTTCGCCGGCCGCCGCCGCGGCACCCACCGCCGCTTCCCCGGCCCCTGGAACGCACCACACCCCCACACCCCGCGCCCTCCCACGGCACGCCGCCCCGCGCAAGGCCACCCCGCTGAAGGCCGCCCCACGCAAGGCCGCCCCACGCAAGGCCGCTCCACCGGGAGCCGACCCATCGCGGCCCAGCCCACCGGCGCGAGTTCCGCCACCCCGTGCGCACCGGGTCCGGGCGCCGCAGCCGGGGCGGCCGAGGGGGCGTCCGGTCCGCCGCCCGCGCCGCACCCCGTGGCCGTTCCCAGGGCGCGTGTGCCCGCCGGAGCCGGGCACGCCGGCACTCCCACCCGGCGCAGACCGTACGAGCCGACGCCCCGACGGGACAGCGGAACTCGCTCGGGCTGA
- a CDS encoding ABC transporter permease, with translation MRRERRPGPARLSAADVLRVGAAGLRARPARVILSALGIAIGIATMIAVIGISSSSREQLMRQLDRLGTNLLTVAPGRTMFGEEATLPTTALEMVKRIGPVRTASATGVVEATVRRTDRIPEAVTGGIAVQAATTELLVTLEGRVAVGAWLNAATEREPAVVLGSEAAERLGIARTGVRVWLGGRWFTVVGVLEPMPLAQEIERSALVGFPAAQELLGFDGHPTTVYERSGEEAVDAVRAVLARTVNPESPGEVEVSRPSDALAARAAAAGAFTNLLLGLGAVALLVGGVGVANTMVISVLERRKEIGLRRSLGATRGQVRVQFLTESLLLSALGGTAGAALGALASAGYALSRGWPPVVPPWAIGGAVAATLVIGTAAGLYPAMRAARLSPTVALAAT, from the coding sequence ATGAGGCGGGAACGGCGGCCGGGACCGGCCCGGCTCAGCGCGGCCGACGTGCTGCGGGTGGGCGCGGCCGGGTTGCGGGCCCGGCCGGCCCGGGTGATCCTGTCGGCGCTCGGCATCGCCATCGGCATCGCCACGATGATCGCGGTGATCGGCATCTCGTCCTCCTCCCGCGAGCAGCTCATGCGCCAGCTCGACCGGCTCGGCACCAACCTGCTCACGGTCGCGCCGGGACGCACCATGTTCGGCGAGGAGGCGACACTGCCGACGACGGCGCTGGAGATGGTCAAGCGCATCGGCCCGGTCCGCACCGCCTCGGCGACCGGCGTCGTCGAGGCCACCGTCCGGCGTACCGACCGCATCCCCGAGGCCGTCACCGGCGGCATCGCCGTCCAGGCCGCGACGACCGAGCTGCTCGTCACCCTGGAGGGCCGGGTGGCCGTGGGCGCCTGGCTGAACGCCGCCACCGAGCGTGAGCCCGCCGTCGTCCTCGGCTCCGAGGCCGCCGAACGGCTCGGCATCGCCAGGACCGGTGTGCGGGTGTGGCTGGGCGGGCGGTGGTTCACCGTCGTCGGCGTGCTGGAGCCGATGCCGCTGGCGCAGGAGATCGAGCGCTCGGCCCTCGTCGGTTTCCCGGCCGCCCAGGAACTGCTCGGCTTCGACGGGCATCCCACGACCGTCTACGAGCGCTCCGGAGAGGAGGCGGTGGACGCGGTGCGCGCGGTGCTGGCCCGTACGGTGAACCCCGAGAGCCCCGGCGAGGTGGAGGTCAGCAGGCCGTCCGACGCGCTGGCCGCGCGGGCCGCGGCGGCCGGGGCGTTCACCAACCTGCTGCTCGGCCTCGGCGCGGTGGCGTTGCTGGTCGGCGGTGTCGGGGTGGCCAACACGATGGTGATCTCGGTGCTGGAGCGGCGCAAGGAGATCGGGCTGCGCCGCTCGCTCGGCGCGACGCGGGGGCAGGTGCGCGTGCAGTTCCTGACGGAGTCGCTGCTGCTGTCGGCCCTGGGCGGGACGGCGGGGGCGGCCCTGGGCGCGCTGGCCAGCGCCGGCTACGCGCTGTCGCGGGGCTGGCCGCCCGTGGTGCCGCCGTGGGCGATCGGCGGCGCGGTCGCGGCGACCCTGGTCATCGGCACGGCCGCCGGCCTCTACCCGGCGATGCGGGCCGCCCGCCTGTCGCCCACGGTCGCCCTCGCCGCCACCTGA
- a CDS encoding ABC transporter ATP-binding protein, whose amino-acid sequence MSVPNSAARSRVEGPGSGERYVVELHGVTKVHGGDVHALRGVDLAIADGELVAIVGPSGSGKSTMLHMIGTLDRPSGGTVRIAGQDVAELSDRELSALRGRVLGFVFQQFHLAPGMSALDNVADGLLYTGTPRRVRRERAAAALERVGLGHRLGHRPHQLSGGEQQRVAVARAVAGDPRLLLADEPTGNLDSGAGAEVLGVLGNLHATGTTIAVITHDMEIAAWCPRQVRLRDGRIVADAGGRRRVESTEGAGA is encoded by the coding sequence ATGAGCGTGCCGAACAGCGCGGCGCGCAGCAGGGTGGAAGGCCCGGGGAGCGGCGAGCGGTACGTCGTCGAGCTCCACGGCGTGACCAAGGTGCACGGCGGCGATGTGCACGCGCTGCGCGGGGTGGATCTGGCGATCGCCGACGGAGAGCTGGTCGCCATCGTGGGGCCGTCCGGGTCGGGCAAGTCGACGATGCTGCACATGATCGGCACGCTGGACCGGCCGAGCGGTGGCACCGTGCGCATCGCCGGGCAGGACGTCGCCGAGCTCTCGGACCGGGAGCTGTCGGCGTTGCGGGGGCGGGTGCTGGGGTTCGTCTTCCAGCAGTTCCACCTCGCGCCGGGGATGAGCGCGCTCGACAACGTGGCCGACGGGCTGCTGTACACGGGCACGCCGCGGCGGGTCAGGCGCGAGCGGGCCGCCGCGGCGCTGGAGCGGGTCGGTCTCGGTCACCGGCTGGGCCACCGGCCGCACCAGCTTTCGGGCGGCGAGCAGCAGCGCGTGGCCGTGGCGCGCGCGGTGGCGGGCGATCCGCGGCTGCTGCTGGCCGACGAGCCGACCGGGAACCTCGACTCCGGCGCGGGGGCCGAGGTGCTGGGCGTGCTGGGCAACCTGCACGCGACCGGCACGACGATCGCGGTGATCACGCATGACATGGAGATCGCCGCCTGGTGCCCCCGCCAGGTGCGCCTGCGCGACGGCCGCATCGTCGCCGACGCAGGCGGGAGGCGGCGGGTGGAGAGCACGGAAGGGGCCGGGGCATGA
- a CDS encoding peptidoglycan-binding protein, with product MRRGLILTGGGLLVIAAVWTAVAAFGDGRTTAVAPPAPPVPATAEIARRDLVDTKTVTGALTYSGERRVAAAGSGTVTWAPPEGTVVRRGRPLLRVDRRPLVLMYGGLPLYRELRQGVEDGPDVEQLERNLKALGYGDDLTVDDHFSYATFLAVKEWQEDRGLPESGRVDAAQVVFLPSVVRVTDAAVEVGDRTSPGRRVLTVSGVRRLVHVDLDAGDQAMARKGARVTVELPGGERVTGKIASVGTVAETSGQGQDANVTVDVDITLAKTPKTRLDQAPVEVEMESERRENVLAVPVEALLALREGGFGVEVVEGAATRIVAVETGGYGGGMVEIEGAGLAEGMKVGVPAS from the coding sequence ATGAGACGCGGCCTCATCCTCACCGGAGGCGGACTGCTCGTCATCGCGGCGGTCTGGACCGCGGTGGCCGCGTTCGGCGACGGCCGCACGACGGCGGTCGCGCCCCCGGCGCCGCCCGTTCCCGCCACCGCGGAGATCGCCCGGCGGGACCTGGTGGACACCAAGACCGTCACCGGCGCTCTCACGTACTCCGGCGAGCGCCGGGTCGCCGCCGCCGGGTCCGGCACGGTGACGTGGGCGCCGCCCGAGGGCACGGTGGTCCGCCGCGGCCGCCCCTTGCTCAGGGTGGACCGCCGCCCGCTGGTGCTCATGTACGGCGGCCTGCCGCTGTACCGGGAGCTGCGGCAGGGCGTCGAGGACGGGCCGGATGTGGAGCAGCTCGAACGCAACCTCAAGGCGCTCGGCTACGGCGACGATCTGACCGTGGACGACCACTTCTCCTACGCCACCTTCCTGGCGGTCAAGGAGTGGCAGGAGGACCGGGGGCTGCCGGAGTCCGGCCGGGTGGACGCCGCGCAGGTGGTGTTCCTGCCGTCGGTGGTCCGCGTCACCGATGCGGCCGTCGAGGTCGGCGACCGGACCTCCCCCGGCCGGCGGGTCCTCACGGTCAGCGGCGTGCGCAGGCTCGTCCACGTCGACCTTGACGCGGGTGACCAGGCGATGGCTCGCAAGGGCGCCCGCGTGACGGTGGAGTTGCCCGGCGGTGAGCGCGTCACCGGGAAGATCGCCTCGGTCGGCACGGTGGCCGAGACCAGCGGTCAGGGGCAGGACGCCAACGTCACCGTCGATGTGGACATCACCCTGGCCAAGACGCCGAAAACCCGGCTGGACCAGGCGCCGGTCGAGGTCGAGATGGAGAGCGAGCGTCGCGAGAACGTGCTGGCCGTGCCCGTGGAGGCGCTGCTGGCGCTGCGCGAGGGCGGGTTCGGCGTCGAGGTCGTCGAGGGCGCCGCCACCCGGATCGTCGCGGTCGAGACCGGCGGGTACGGCGGCGGCATGGTCGAGATCGAGGGTGCCGGGCTGGCCGAGGGCATGAAGGTGGGGGTGCCGGCGTCATGA
- a CDS encoding VOC family protein, with product MSVKSVTHLNFRGDARAALTFYQSVFGGDVAVVTYKDAGDIQEPAEADQVMWGQVTSGNGFHVMAYDVPARLPYHRGETAFFISLRGDAAEEITGYWDKLADGATILQPLGPAQWAPLYGMLTDRFGVTWVVDVVSDYNAS from the coding sequence ATGTCCGTCAAGTCCGTGACCCATCTGAACTTCCGCGGTGACGCCCGCGCGGCGCTCACCTTCTACCAGTCCGTGTTCGGCGGGGACGTGGCCGTGGTCACCTACAAGGACGCCGGCGACATCCAGGAGCCGGCCGAGGCAGATCAGGTGATGTGGGGCCAGGTGACCTCCGGCAACGGTTTCCACGTGATGGCCTACGACGTGCCCGCGCGCCTGCCGTACCACCGGGGCGAGACCGCGTTCTTCATCTCGCTCCGCGGCGACGCGGCCGAGGAGATCACCGGCTACTGGGACAAGCTCGCCGACGGCGCGACCATCCTGCAGCCCTTGGGACCTGCGCAGTGGGCGCCCCTGTACGGCATGCTGACCGACCGGTTCGGCGTCACCTGGGTCGTGGACGTCGTCAGCGACTACAACGCCTCCTGA